A single Lactuca sativa cultivar Salinas chromosome 8, Lsat_Salinas_v11, whole genome shotgun sequence DNA region contains:
- the LOC111881773 gene encoding LRR repeats and ubiquitin-like domain-containing protein At2g30105, with translation MATNGATGDGSDPANTIKISVKFNGRSIPVNLSVESTVKDLKSALQPLTDVLPRGQKLIAKGKILDDEMKFSSLGTYNGVYKIQLLASQGLHQGSGPIKKESPVVSNLRRTSENNRKEKQATVVKSQFERWKLTGVIALSNGDIKVIPQEVWNCGSSVRFLDLSCNSIQDIPEAIGGLSSLQKLLLNSNCIEDESVSWKGLSALKSLSFLSLSQNLLTTLPSDLGALTTLKELHVANNKLTCLPDEIGFLAHLEVLEANDNRISTITSCIGSCSSLVEVDLSSNLLVELPETFSNLGNLKALHLHNNGLKSLPMTLLKNCTQLSTLDLHGTEITMDMLREFEGWESFDERRVLKHSKQLAFRVRGASYFDEGADKS, from the exons ATGGCGACAAACGGCGCTACCGGTGACGGAAGCGATCCCGCAAACACTATTAAAATTAGCGTGAAGTTCAACGGACGATCGATACCGGTGAACCTTTCTGTTGAATCAACCGTTAAAGACCTAAAGTCTGCGCTTCAACCACTCACCGATGTTCTTCCTCGCGGTCAAAAACTTATCGCTAAAG GGAAAATTCTTGACGATGAAATGAAGTTTAGTTCATTGGGGACATACAATGGAGTCTATAAGATCCAGCTCTTAGCTTCCCAGGGTCTACATCAAGGG AGTGGTCCGATCAAAAAGGAATCTCCGGTGGTCTCAAATTTAAGAAGAACTTCTGAGAACAATAGAAAGGAGAAACAAGCGACTGTCgtgaagagtcaatttgaaagATGGAAGCTTACTGGAGTCATAGCACTTTCTAATGGTGACATAAAGGTCATACCTCAAGAAGTATGGAATTGTGGATCTTCTGTAAGATTTCTTGATCTCAGTTGTAACTCGATACAAGATATACCCGAAGCTATTGGTGGATTGAGTTCTTTGCAG AAACTTCTCTTGAATTCAAACTGCATAGAAGACGAATCTGTTAGCTGGAAAGGACTTTCAGCATTAAAATCTCTTTCTTTTCTGTCTTTGAGCCAGAATCT TTTGACAACTTTACCCTCCGATTTGGGAGCATTAACTACTTTGAAGGAACTTCATGTTGCAAACAACAAGTTAACATGTCTTCCTGATGAAATAGGATTTCTAGCTCATCTCGAGGTTTTAGAAGCTAATGACAATAG GATTAGCACCATCACTTCATGCATAGGGAGCTGTTCTTCTCTTGTTGAA GTTGATCTTTCATCAAATCTTCTTGTAGAGCTTCCAGAAACTTTCAGCAATTTAGGAAATCTCAAG GCTTTACATCTCCACAACAACGGGCTTAAATCACTTCCTATGACACTATTAAAAAATTGCACCCAACTTTCAACCCTAGACCTCCATGGCACGGAAATAACAATGGACATGCTTCGAGAG tttgaaggatgggaaagcttTGACGAGAGGCGTGTGCTAAAGCATTCCAAACAACTTGCGTTTCGGGTGAGGGGAGCATCTTATTTTGACGAAGGTGCCGATAAAAGTTAA
- the LOC111881776 gene encoding serine/threonine-protein kinase STY46 encodes MAAALECWSSRTSTDEDMVEQGLMRTGDRSESSTAAVDTSSSSSSPSASAGGSLKDSSMMQKKFQKLSRNVSEAIASLKNSLNLDPARDSNPTRIDSSRKHVWGSVVRNLTQLYPGSQLPEKLVSNIRKHYDSLPLSYAQAGFEMKDVFLHVRLIEQASADDLPAIMIQELSDEEPQGSVFKLTFACNSSLSWPTMSGALDTLSISCKKIQIFEKKGFTLGVILLSIPIQPEQEKTFKSRIETALKSALKKPNKTNSMKLPFGLCGCQEEGTKGKEFGEPEDDSNTQNYQNGVETLTPSSSKLKLELPLPKSSIVISVDEWQTVQSGVDEIKKWLLNPDSLEFIDQIGSGRFKGTYKGKKVGIEKLKGCEKGNSYQFEIRKDLLELMTCGHKNILQFYGVCIDDVHGLCVVTKLMEGGSVHDRIMVKNKKIQTKEIIRIALDVAEGMKFMNDHGVAYRDLNTQRILLDKNLNACLGDMGIVGACKSVGETMDYEMDGYRWLAPEIIAGDPETVTETWMSNVFSFGMVVWEMVTGEAAYSALSPVQAAVGIAACGLRPDIPKDCPQNLRSLMNKCWNNIPSKRPPFLEILSLLTRSNNNSNNNNNSFSR; translated from the exons ATGGCAGCTGCTCTTGAATGCTGGTCTAGCCGTACGAGCACTGATGAAGACATGGTGGAGCAAGGTCTCATGCGAACCGGAGACAGATCGGAATCTTCAACCGCCGCCGTTGATACCTCTTCATCTTCCTCCTCCCCCTCCGCTTCCGCCGGTGGTTCTCTTAAAGACAGTTCCATGATGCAGAAGAAGTTTCAGAAACTCAGCCGCAATGTATCAGAAGCCATTGCGTCTCTCAAGAACTCTTTGAATCTCGACCCGGCCCGAGATTCGAATCCGACCCGGATCGATAGTTCCCGGAAACATGTCTGGGGAAGCGTCGTTCGGAATTTGACTCAGCTTTATCCCGGAAGTCAACTCCCCGAGAAGCTCGTTTCCAATATCCGGAAGCATTATGATTCTCTACCTCTCAG TTATGCACAAGCAGGATTCGAAATGAAGGATGTGTTCTTACATGTTAGATTGATAGAACAAGCATCAGCTGATGACCTCCCAGCTATAATGATACAAGAACTTTCAGACGAAGAACCTCAAGGATCTGTTTTCAAGCTCACTTTCGCCTGCAATTCATCACTTTCATGGCCAACCATGTCGGGAGCACTAGATACGttatcaatttcttgcaagaagATACAGATCTTTGAGAAAAAAGGGTTCACATTAGGAGTCATTCTTCTTTCGATTCCAATCCAACCAGAGCAAGAGAAAACATTCAAATCCCGGATAGAAACCGCTTTGAAATCAGCTTTAAAAAAGCCGAATAAAACAAATTCTATGAAGCTCCCATTTGGGCTTTGTGGGTGTCAAGAAGAGGGTACAAAGGGAAAAGAGTTTGGTGAACCCGAAGACGATTCCAAcacccaaaattaccaaaatgggGTCGAAACTTTGACTCCAAGTTCATCAAAATTGAAACTAGAATTACCTCTACCCAAATCATCAATAGTAATATCCGTTGATGAGTGGCAAACAGTTCAATCCGGGGTCGATGAGATCAAAAAATGGTTATTAAACCCCGATAGTTTAGAGTTCATTGATCAAATTGGATCCGGTAGATTTAAAGGAACATACAAAGGTAAAAAAGTCGGGATCGAGAAGCTAAAAGGATGTGAAAAGGGTAATTCATACCAATTTGAAATCCGAAAAGATCTTCTAGAGTTAATGACATGTGGGCATAAAAACATTTTacaattttatggtgtatgtatcGATGATGTTCATGGTTTATGTGTTGTGACTAAGTTGATGGAGGGTGGATCGGTTCATGATCGAATCATGGTTAAAAACAAAAAGATTCAAACGAAAGAGATTATACGAATTGCTTTAGATGTTGCGGAAGGGATGAAGTTCATGAATGATCATGGTGTTGCGTATAGAGATCTTAACACGCAACGAATTTTATTGGATAAAAACTTGAACGCATGTTTAGGTGATATGGGCATTGTTGGGGCTTGTAAAAGTGTGGGTGAGACTATGGATTATGAAATGGATGGCTACCGTTGGCTTGCTCCCGAG aTAATTGCGGGGGACCCGGAAACGGTCACGGAGACATGGATGAGCAATGTGTTTAGTTTTGGAATGGTGGTTTGGGAAATGGTGACTGGGGAGGCGGCATACTCCGCGCTCTCGCCCGTACAAGCTGCGGTGGGGATCGCCGCGTGTGGGCTTAGACCCGATATACCGAAAGATTGTCCTCAAAATCTCCGGTCTTTAATGAACAAATGTTGGAATAATATTCCTTCAAAAAGGCCTCCGTTTTTGGAGATTCTTTCGTTGTTGACTCGGTCAAACAATAACagtaacaataacaataacagtTTTAGCAGGTGA
- the LOC128127886 gene encoding uncharacterized protein LOC128127886: protein MDVRMLINVIKCSGGRVVKVFVVVDEVEEVNGGGEIGNQLVGNLCSYKGSNDPIDITELQSNSDRDELGDEVKAKFPDNLFHGMPPVPAWPVDINEDIPTQMVDMNLQKIQCESIFKNKELLKRCIGKKCLREGFQTRTNIQCIVGTCFRQFL, encoded by the exons atggatgttagaatgttgataaacgtaatcaaatgtagtggaggaagggttgtgaaagtgtttgtggtggttgatgaggttgaggaggttaatgggggtggtgaaattggaaaccagcttgttggtaatttatgcagttataaagggagcaacgatccgatag atataaccgagctacaaagcaattccgatagagatgagttgggtgatgaagttaaagctaagtttcccgataacctttttcacggtatgccccctgtaccagcatggccagttgatattaatgaagatatcccaacacagatggtagacatgaatcttcaaaagattcaatgtgagagtatatttaagaacaaagaacttttaaagcggtgtattggtaaaaaatgtcttcgagaaggtttccagacgaggacaa atatacaatgtattgtaggtacgtGCTTTCGTCAATTTTTGTAA